The Odocoileus virginianus isolate 20LAN1187 ecotype Illinois chromosome 13, Ovbor_1.2, whole genome shotgun sequence genome includes the window AAGAACTGGTACTAATAGTACCTCTGAAAAaggcttaaaaaagaaagaaagaaagaaagaaagaaaaccagttaGCCTGGTTAAAGTCCATTTTGAGAGCTCTCAGATTTCCATATCTCCTCCTCAGCCTCAGCAGAAGGCTGGCAGTATGTTCCTTGAAGAGCAAAGCAGAGTGTGTCTTTAGACTGGACAGCTTGGTGTGTGGAGGGGTGAGGGGTGCACAGCTGAAGGCAGCTGTGGTCCATAGAGGGTGCTTCCCACAGTGCTGGCAGTCAGGTGACATCTTTCAGGCAAGAACTTGGAAGAAGTTTTTCTGGGTAATAATGACCAGTCTAAGagaaaaagttctaaaaataatGACTTCAGAGATTTTCTCCTAAAAGCTCAGTCAGCTAGTAGAGACCAGAGGTCAAGTTCCATCCAGGCGAACTTTCAAATGGTGATCTTGCTCACTTTTAATTAAAAGCAGACAGCCAAGAATCATCAGACTCTGATGAAAATCTCCAAaacagactgaaaagaaaaacctaaTGGAAATAAACCAtacaagagagaggaaaaaaaagccccgaacatatatatatatgagatcaGATGAAAAACAAGAAGCAATCTCTCATACTAtaaaaaacaggggaaaaaaagaatcactttcTAAAATACTATGTATTTTACTTCATGTTTCGTATCTGTATCTTCCTATTAGACTGTAACACTACAAATTTAGAGACTTGACCCTTCCATTCACTGATACCCCAAATGTCAAGAGCACACAGTACTGATCAATAAAAAAATGCTAAATGAATTCAATGAATTTTCAGAGAAAACTACGTCAGGTTACAGATAAAGTGTAACAGTATCTTCAAAGTTCTAAGACAAAATGAttttcaacctagaattctacGTAACCAACCAATCAAATGGGAGGAATAAAAACAAGTCCAAACTTGCAATGTCTTAAATTTACTTCCCATGCACCACAGGGAGCTGTTTACCAAAGCAAAGGAGTAACCAGAGCAAGAGATAAACCACAGGATCTACTACGGCAGAGGTGACTGAACCCCAGAACGGCAGCAAATGCAGATCCTAAGACGGCTGCTGGGCAGCAGGTTTCAGGTTTATAACAGGGCAGTCAGTGCAGAATAAAGCAGGCCAGAGGCTCGTGAAAATATTTCTTCAGGACTCAGAATACCTAATATGAAAACCATGAAAGAGGACTTACACAACTAGGATAGAGTTTGGTGGTGACTTAagtgcccgcaatgcaggagacccaggtttgatccctgggttgggaagagccctggagaagggaatggctgcccactccagtacacctgcctggaaaattccatggacggaggagcctggtgggctacggtccatggggttgcaaagaattggacgtgactgagcgactaacactctcactttcactagATGAGAACAGGAAACCgagcaaatgaaaagataagcaatCATTAACTCCAGATAAAAGCAAAAGCAGCTGGTCACAAAAGGAAAAGCAACCTGTTTGTTGCTGCATGGCCCAGTTATGAATTGTGTTAACATCTTTAAGGATGAACAGCAATCTAAGATAAATTTAAGATTTACCTACACTGGAAAGATTAGGGACAGAATGTATGTGGGTGTATGTTGtgtatttggggggaggggtgtgaaAGAAATTTCAACTTCAATAGATCACAATTAGAAAATACCAAATCTAATGCCTAGATCTGAAAATCCAGAATTAGCAATATAAACATGTTTCTTAGAGACAGGGAGGTAAATAAAAACTTCAACTCAAAAGTTGAGAGTGAGTATCTTTGTGGATAATGGCACTTGGTGGTGAAGTTCAAGTTTTCTCACAGAAGTCTCATAAAACTATTTGATTCTTTGGATCACAAGCATATATTACTGATATTACAAATTAAAGCTACATTTTCAAAAACCACTATGACATCAAATGAAGCAAGTAGtttctaattatataatttaaaactccACTTCAGGGCAGGTAAAACATTTTTGTCATAGCTGAGTTCTGAAAGATAACCTTAACTTTGCAGGGAGGCAATGTGCATGATCTGAGCTACAAGTGAGCAGAACGTACCTGTTTGCTTGTGGGTGTGAGTTTCTCTTCTGGAGACTGTGTACTGAACGTCAATAAACTCTGAAAAGAGAAGTCAATTCATGATGCAAAATACAAATTGTAGATATTAAAGTTAGAAAAAGATGTCAACTTTTCctgctgatatatatatatatatatatatactcacagaaaATGTATTTAGTAACTGCTGTGATGGTTGTTAAGATTGTTCTGAAAGATCATATACTGATGGATCTAATTTAAGCCACTGATTTCTTTATGGTAAAtcaaatgaaaaagttaaaaaaaggccATTCTAACAAATACAATTCAAAATACTCTAGTTATCTTTTAGATCATATCTTTTTTTACTGTCACGGAATGAATGAATACAAGAAATAGCCTTAAAGGTGGGGGCTAATATAGTCCCACCAGTAATACGACTGTACTGAGCATATTAGATGATTTGGCAGTGGGTTGAGGTGGGTAGGGAGAGAAGGGGTAATCCTTAATAAAACTATTTCACACACACTAAATGACCACCTTTTCTGAGGTGGATGGTTACCTGTGATTTTGTTAGGAAGTAAAACTGGGATCTGTTCAGCCACTGGTAATCTTCTGAGGTGAATGATTCAGGAACATCTCGGGGAACAAACACTCCCCACAAGACTTCCTCTCTGCAGATATTCTTTTGAATATACAATGGCCTTGGCTCGCTAGGTTTAAATACAAacactagaggaaaaaaaaacagacaataacATTTTGCCTGCAAAGGTTAGTTCCAGTCTCAGACTGGAGGACCACACTCACCCTGGGACTTACCCCATGGAGTAAATGACCCAGGTCATGATTATTTTAGGCTTTGAATCAACAAGTATCTACGTGATGCCTACTAGGTGTCAAGCAGGTTAGGAACGAGGGCTTTGgagatgaaaaagagagagaaaaattcctATTTCTGAGAGCAGGGCCAACCGCAGAAAATAGACACCAAAACCCTACAGAAGTACTTTTTGTCTTAAGCTCTAGAACAGAGATCTGTGAAGCTTTAAGGCCACAGAGAAGGAATGATTAAAGCTCcttgcggggtggggggtggtttcaAAATCCTTCAGAGGTGAAATCTCTCTTGGATTTTGAAGACCGAGCAGGAGATGACATGCTGAAAAATGAGGGACGTCCTCAAGCTGGAACTCAAGGAAGAGCAGGGGTCAGGCAAGTATATTCTGATCTGCAGTTAAGTTTAGCTCACATTACATGAaagatgttaaaaagaaaatttaggtaACAGATTTCTTCTGTCAAAGAATGTGTGTACTTACAGTCTGAACCCACAGAAGACTGAGCGACTGCAGCAATATTCTCTGAATTGGGATCAGGTTCCATAACTCTCACATTTAATTTTGTACTCCATTCCACTGGGGGAAAAAGGGATTCACTTCTAAGAAGAGATTTACCAAAAGCTTTCTTAAAGTAGGTACTCAATATTTATTGGGACAATCAATTTTATTATTCTCAGGAAGAGGGATTTTATGCTTCCAGATTAATACACAGTCAACACACTGAAATTATCTGTGGAAATCTGCATTGAGACGAAGGGCAGGAAGCAAAAAAACAGAGTCTTTCTTCCACATACAATGAAATGGTTATTATTTCAGTGCAACCATGGTCTGATGCTTTTGCACTACTGCTAAATGTGGGCAAAATGTTAACCAGAATCATTgtagagaatataaaaaaagttataaacattCATTACTAAGCAACCACCATGCTTTCTAAACATACTTGAATAAGTAAGATGCCAGAGTCCATGTTTGTTAGGAGGACTGTTAATAGGTTCCATTCAAATTTAATGCTGACAGGGGCACTGCAGGTTAATATGCATTATGAATTAGAGAAACTTTCCACAAATTGTTGAGGATGGAGAATATGGAGGGCAGCAGTCGCACACactgaagacagtagggaaaaagCAAGGACAATGGAAGTTGATTTGTTGAAAATTAGGCAATTTATAAACACAGCTGACTTTGAACAACATGGATCTGAACTGAGCAGGTctacacatgtgtgtgctcagtcgtgtccactccttgtggccccatggactgtaaacctgccaggttcctctgtccacggacttttccaggcaagaacaccggagcagggtgccatttcctacttcagggaataAACCTTCCAGTGAACAGAGctgagtctcttgcgtctcctgagctggcaggtggattcttcaccactagtgccacctgggaagccctttataaatacagttgacccttgaataacacgAATTTGAACTGAGCGGGCACACATATGTAGACTTTTAACACAGCAAATAAATGCGACAGCACTGTTCAATCCAAGGCTGGTTGAATCCACAGAGGGTTATCTCTAAGTTATACATGAATTTTTGATTGTGCAGAGGGTCAATGACCCTAACTCCAGCATCACTCAAGAGTCAACTGTAATCAAAGTCTGTTACTACAGGCATAGCACTCCAAATTTTCCTGTGTGTTCTGATACCACTTTATAGCAAAAAAATATCTTACATGCACAACTGAGCAGATTCCAACAGCACAGAATGCCATTTTCAGAAACACCAAGAAGATACTTGGAACAAGTCAATCTCCCAAAGCAAAGGTGCCTAGATTAAAACAAGGAAGTTAACAATTTAGTTCTACCACACTCAGTCACAAAGGACTGCAGACTTCCCGCCCTAAATTAAAACAAGGAAGGTAACAAGTTAGTTCTGCTATACTCAGTTACAAAGGACTGCTGACTTCTTGCTTTATATTAAAACAAGGAAGGTAACAAGTTAGTTCTACCACACTCAGTTGCAGATGCAGACTTTTAGATACACACATATGTTTTTGTTCATAATTATCCTGCAGAAAAAGGGGGTAAGGAGCACAAAAGGAAAGGTTTATTCagctattttgtttctttaggaaaaCAGATTTGATGACCAATTCTTTTCTAATATGTTGTAGAGTATAGTAATTGGCACATATAGAGAACATGTATGTGAAACATACCAAGTTACTTAAAaccttttatgcttttttttgtGCCTCAAGAGGCAGGTTTGCAATATGAATTGTGAAGTTTTATAAAGTAAATTCAGAATTACATATATTAGAAATTAGAAACAATTAGGCATTCTGTCCTCAAATGCTCAAGTGAcctgaaataaaatggaagataTTATTGTCAATTCCCTTGCTATTATTACAAATAATGAAGTTTGAGCATAATATTGCCTTTATGAAGATGAGAGAAATTGTCTGGATCTACTGAGGCTCATGATGCATGGCATCTACTATTGTGTAGTACAACCAAGAAAACTAATGCACACGGTTCATTAACAGCATTTCTTAGCCTCCCAGTATTTTGGTGAGCTACTGGCACAAAGGATACTTTTGGAGAAAGCataaattattattaacatttatgtAGAAAGACttgtttgaattaaaaaaaaatccagtttataCTCTCCCAATTATTTACCTACCTTATTTTCCCAGCTCGTTGACAAAATGTACATTTAAGTTCCCAAGTCTCTGAATCCCATATTGTAACTATTTCTTCAAAACTAACTGCTAATAAGGAGCCATCTTCAGAGAAACAACAGTGAGTTGCTTGGTATTTATGATAGCTGCCCACAAAGTCACAGGTCCAGCCGACAGCCTTCTCTGCGGAAATGTGTAGAGCATAGAGACAGTATAATGCTAGACAGTATTTTAGGGAATTTATTAGACACATgttaaaaaacaaggaaacaacAAAACACTTTCCTCCCCCAAATTTAGTTACAAATTATTGACTGATATGAAATTTGCATTCCTTCCAAGAGACCTTGGCCTTCCTCTAGTGGAACAGTAAAGGGTGTAACTGCAAAAgggagtaacttttttttttaaactctccccTCATAGAATGGAGAATTAGCACACAATTAATCAAGAATGTCATAAAGTAAGTAAAGATTTGGGAAAGAAGGAATGTAAAAATGTCATTTCTCAAATCATTTGAAATTAGGCAATGGTCTACAGAATTATAGCTGAAAAAATCCTCCCAGAATGGATATAATTCTCATGAGAGTTAAACATATCAATTCTTAAACTTGTTAACTACATATGCATATACTATATTTAAGCAACTTACTGTATATATCAGAATCATCTGTTAATATCCACACTTTGAAGTGACCATCTTTACTTGCTGTAACCAACGTggaattttcagatttttctgcaTTACAGAAACAGAGAGCTGTGATGTGGTCCTCATGTGGCATGTTAACCTTTGTATTAAGAACAAACCTAGTAGGAAGGaaaccaatttatttttatatcaggaCAATACGATAAACTGTCATTGAGTATTAAGAATTCCTTACATGTTGCACATTTTCCAACAGAATCTTTAAGAATAGGCAACTTATATATTACCACTCAGAATGACCAACAATTGAGTGCTCTGTCACTAACAGTCAAAAGACGCAGAGAGTCCCAGCACATTACCTCTGGCCTCGTGTAACTTACATTAACACAGATGATTACGTAGTGTCAACTTACTGGTACAGAATGAGTGTAAAATAGGGGTCTGTCAAAACATGATACCTGAAAGGTTACTACACTGAAGTACAGGAAAACTGTAGAACACATGTGCtcactattttgaaaaaaaaaaaaaaaagcaaaaaaggaaacgGCTATAAAGCACCTCCTTGTGGCAAGAAGGTACAGAAATGACACTACCTATTTCAAACTGCCCTGGCTGGTATTTAATAAGTCACCCAAACTACCTCCCAAAGTTTGTTTCTGCCTCAACAGAACACTGGTGTGAATGAAAGGAGCTCATGCTAGAACTGTTTTCTGGAGTATCAGGGCAGTGGTCCTGTCTGgctgacagatttttaaaaagtccaggTTATGAGAGTGGTATGGAGGgactgtttcctcacctgtaaaatgcatCAACAGGCCTCTCCTGTGAAGATTCACAAGATCACTGACAGAGCACTGAGCCTGGTTCTTGATAAGCAAGGACCTGATAAATAGCTATTACAGCCATACTTCGAGAAACTAGTGGGTTCCTTATCTTGTtgaaactgcagcacaccacacttCCACCACCTACCACTGTCATTTTTCCCAAAGAAGGTAGTATAACATCAGTAAGAGAGCCAAGAACAGACAGCTGCGTTTCAGTCCTGGATCTGCCTGAATCAGGTGTGTCCTGGGGGCTGTCACTTCTCCATGTCTCCTCCTGCACGCAATGAAGTGACTCATGCCGTGGAGGACACCACTGCTTTCTCAGAGCAAAAAGCTGAAAGGCTGTATTAGAGGAGTaacacttccttcctttctcttaatATAAGTGTATCAAAAAGACCAATAATCAAAACCACAACCTGGAAAGTCAAATAATTTTCTGTTCTGAAATTAAACAGCTATATAGGTAATATTAcccttgtgttttcttattataCATCCACAGTTTCATTTGCAATTCaagttcagtttccttttcttgacGTTGCTCCACCGTTGCAAGCCAATTACCATAGCAGCCAAATGCAGCCTTTGTTAGCTCAATTTGGATCAGACCAGAATCATTGATATATTCTTGCTGTATAATATCTAACTGGTgggttaaaaaaagtaaaaaatttttattaatgtaaatatgtaaatgttAAAGCAATCAAGGAATATTAATTAACCACATCATAGATACCTTCTGGAATCTACAGTAACAGGCTTTTAGACAAAAATGAACTAACCATTACTTATGGTGATCAAAAATGCCAATAAAAAATGAAGCATATTATATAACAAATTCAGTGGTGATAATTTTTCAATGATCTTGAATTTTAGTAATGATTGTGCTCCATTTATAGATCTTAGAACAAAATCTTAGACTAcagtaatgtttttcttttgtttcaaataGTTTTATATAAAATCTCAAGACTAGATTTCACATCACTAGAAACAAAGAGagcaaaaataaaacctataatTTTTAAGGAGTGAAAAAAGAACAATACTGTAAACAGATGAGCATTTAtaattgtttcctttattctatttcctcatctacatCTACTTACTAAAAATGTATTAAGTGTTTACTATTTCCAGTCATTGTATTAGGAATGTACAAAGATCAGTAAGCTTTCTTTCTTTGAGAGGTTAAAAGGTGTTGGAGGGAAAGAGACAAAGCGTTTGAGAGGCTGTAATAGAAATCTATAAAGGGTACTGTGGGGcacaaaagaaaaagtggaaagtcTGGACTGCATTTATTAGGATTACAGAAAGTGTTCCTCTTTAATCTACACTGAATTTACCTTCAGTATGCACATACGACACTGTTTCGCCACAAAACACAGACATGTCTGTGTTGTCAGTCCACATACTCACATATCCCACCCCTGTGACTCAAAGGTAGAGATGTGTCTAACAGTTAATTAGTGTTGTctgaaacaataaaataagagCCTACACAACAGCGCTGACTGGCTTTCACAGGCAGACTTCACCTGCAACCGTGGCCTCATTAGGATCATGCTGTAAACAACTGATAATACAATGTTTAAATAACACAGGCACAGCATCTTAAGAAGTCACAAAAGTTACTTGACCCCAGTGGGTGCTATAAAAACTTTCCCTAGTTTTAAGATCAGTTAATGCATCAAAATCTTACATTGTATAACTGTTTATCACTTTGGAGAGAATAAAACTGCAGGTGGCCAGGTTTCCCATTCAAAACCAAAGCTTTAGTTCTTGGGTCAATCATCAAACCGGTCAAGATACTTCTGTCTGCAAAAGAAGTGATGAACAGTAGCTGAAATCAGAAAaacattcactttaaaaaatgcacacCATTCCACAGCCAGAAGTCTGCAGTACCTTTCACTAGGCCTTGAATTACTGCAGATGCCTCAAGGTTTCGGTGAATGATTGTTATCTCTGTGGGTAAAAACAAACAGTTAAACATAAATGAGTCAAATttcaaggcaaaaagaaaaaagagaaacggtaaatttatatttttctgatataCACCAGAATACAAAAGACAAATGAGCTATGTTCTTGGGGTGTGATTGGAGCGTTAGGACTATAGTTTGTTATTTAACAGAAAAACTAGGGGTGGGATGAGGGCTTTTCATCCCACCTTTCAGTCCCTGTTGGAACCTCTAAGTTTTCTGCTGTGACTATGACTACATTGAAAATGTTAATTCAGAAACTTATTTGCCCCAAAAGAGATGGTTCCAGTTTACTTTGAAATGAATCACTGCACTAATGGGTTGCTCAGCCATGCTCTCTGTTGAAGGCAAACAAGGCAGTGGGCTATGGGATTCACATCTCAGCTGAGTTACAACAGGATGACTAAATGCTTTGGAGGACTCACAAGACTGTCTCCATTTCTGTCAAAATCCCACACTGAGATAATAGCTCTCACACTGAGATAATGGTTATACCAAAGGAAAATCTCATAGCATTCTTACGAAAATGCCATTCTATTGTAAAAACACAAACACCCATTTCAAAACCCTTCTTTTATTCCCCCAATCATTCCACATGAAAAAGACCTTTAAATGTAAGTGGCACAACAATAACCAAATACACTTAGCCCTACACTCTcataaaaacaactttgaaaatgtAGGATTCTGGTAGCATCTAAGGGCAAGAAAAGGgtggagaaaagatgagaaatggATGAGAAAAAAGTGCTGGTTAAATCCTATGCTCCTCTTAGTTTGCTATTTTCCACTCCCTACAGACGCTAGCTAATTTATGACATTACACAAAATCCTATTTCCTCACAACAACACATTCAGACTTACTGTTATCAGAATGTGAAGTACAGAACAAATCCCCGGCTGGTGACACTGAGATATGTTCAATGGTGGCTCCTAAGCGGGGCAGGAACTCCTTATTCTTCTCTGCTGCCTCACGCCACTCCACAAGGACAGACTCACGGCCCCCACTCAGCAGGCTGCTGCCTTCTCATCcacccaaagaaatgaaaaagacagagaaaatataggaaagataTAATCAATGTTGTGATTTTTCCTATGTTagagaaataaactatttttaaaaatatgcaaacaagtgtctttatatcttttaataaactTGCAAGACAAAAGATTTAAAGATCACTGatccagggattttttttctttttggtaatatGTGACTACTTTGTTGCTGACCAATTCTGCCAATAACCAGAAAATCTGGGTAATACAAACATCCTCCAGGCCCAAATGGCTTCACTAATGAACTtttccaaacatttaaggaagaaataaaccagTTTTACTCTCTTCCaggtaacaaaaaagaaataacacttcCCAGTTTGTTTTGAAGACCAGCATACTTCAGCACCAAAACTAGTACACTATTAAGAGAAGTGCAAGCCAATTTCTTAACAGGAAAAAACTACCAAATGGAACAGCAAGCTGAATCCAATGATACACTAAAAAGACAGAACATCACTGCAGGGTAAAAGTTTATTGCAGCAATGTGAGGTTAttttaacatctgaaaaataAACCAAGGTAATGAACTCTACttagagaataaaggaaaaataaaccatCGGTATTTTATTATAGATGCACAAAAcgtaaatgatattattttagaCCCATAATAAAAACTCAGTAACCAAGTAGCGAGACCTTTAAAATTTCACTAAAACACCTATAGAAAATCTACAAGTAATTTAGTGGTGAAATATTGAAAACCTTCCTCCTGTGTTGGGAACACcataccacttttattcaacattaagCTGAGGTCCTAGAGCactgaaataagaaaaacttAAGGATCAGAATGAAGTAACAAATCAGATGCTAACagggtggatgaacctagaatccgTTATAGttaaggaagtcagaaagagaaaaacaaattttgtatattaacacatatatttttggaatctagaaaaagtgATATTGATGAGCTTACttgcagggaaggaaaggagatgcagatgtagatacggatgtggacacagtgggggagggagagaggggggtgAATGGAGAAAGCAGCATCAGCATATACACACTATCGGGTGTGAGACGGATAGCGGTGAAAAGCTGTgagtagcacagggagcccagcgtggcgctctgtgatgacctagagggaggggatgggggcggggagggaggctaggggagggagggatgtatGTGTAATTGCACCTGATTTgcactgttgtatggcagaaaccaacacaacattgtaaaaattaaaaaaaagaaattaacatgtgataaagtattattaactgaagtacagattttgttcacaTCTCACAAAGTTTTAccctagtgtccattatttgttttcataccttattcaggACTCTACATTGTATTTAATTGCAATGAGCAGTATCAGCTGCATACAAAAAATTCTGGTGaattctcttttcacttttattctattacaagtattttgtaattttccttgttatggcatCTTAGATATATACCCCTCATTCAAAAGtgaacatttaatttccaaatatatgggatttttttaaagcagctttgctattcatttctcatttaaaagattctctgcaatcaccctccgAGTTTTTTCAGCCCTCTAACTTtactgaggctttcaatggccaagtcaaagatctctcttggtaaggTCACACTGCACTTGAAGAAaacatgtgggttattttcaaatatctcttgATATTGatctctaacataattccacagtaaaAAGAGAACAGACTGTGTAATATCAATACTTTATGACTAAAAATTTCTGCACCTGGTCTTATGTCTGGATATATCTCCTAGTTtctagtctatgggaacttgaataaaatctgtatcctactgttgtgtgaaaattgtattaaTCTTAATTACATcaaattggttcatagtgcttttcaggtctactatattctTGTACTCCTCTGTACATTCATTCTAATAATttctgagagtttgatattgaaactttaactaaaaatcttaatttatcaacTTAAAACCGACGATTGTAATATATATGGTGAAACTACAGGTAACTTTGTATTTTCCaggtctcctgtaaatgtgttatcttattttcataatttaaaaaacaacaaaaattagatgCTCACAGAAAACATGACTGGGTTCAAAGCGGGGCCAAAACAGTttttatagttaatatttttccCTAACTTATATAAACAGTTCTAAAAACTGTTTGCAGTTTTTAGTTCTAAAATTAGTTCTAAAAActaatttctttcttcaattaACTCTTATAGATATTCAGGGTCAATTCTAACATTTCACTGACGACCATGTACTATATTACTTCTTGTTTACAAACAttcatgtgatttaaaaaaatgacatcaaGAATTCAACTCTCTATCAGCCAAGGTGATCTGCAGTACCTCCGGTATGAAAGCCC containing:
- the WDR75 gene encoding WD repeat-containing protein 75 — translated: MVEEEGVRVVRCGGSELNFRRAVFSADSKYIFCVSGDYIKVYSTATEECVHILQGHRNLVTGIQLNPNNHLQLYSCSFDGTIKLWDYIDGILIKTFRVGCELHALFTLSCAEDSVFVTINKEKPDVFQLASVKLPKSSSQEIEAKELSFVLDYVNQSPKCIAFGNEGEYVAAVRDFYLSVYFFKKKTTTRFTLSSSRNKKHARNNFTCVACHPKEDCIATGHKDGKIRLWRNFDDEKKYTYTCLHWHHDLVMDLAFSVTGSSLLSGGRESVLVEWREAAEKNKEFLPRLGATIEHISVSPAGDLFCTSHSDNKITIIHRNLEASAVIQGLVKDRSILTGLMIDPRTKALVLNGKPGHLQFYSLQSDKQLYNLDIIQQEYINDSGLIQIELTKAAFGCYGNWLATVEQRQEKETELELQMKLWMYNKKTQGFVLNTKVNMPHEDHITALCFCNAEKSENSTLVTASKDGHFKVWILTDDSDIYKKAVGWTCDFVGSYHKYQATHCCFSEDGSLLAVSFEEIVTIWDSETWELKCTFCQRAGKIRHLCFGRLTCSKYLLGVSENGILCCWNLLSCALEWSTKLNVRVMEPDPNSENIAAVAQSSVGSDLFVFKPSEPRPLYIQKNICREEVLWGVFVPRDVPESFTSEDYQWLNRSQFYFLTKSQSLLTFSTQSPEEKLTPTSKQLLAEESLPTTPFYFLLGKHRQQQQNEKLNEALENELVQLPLTENIPAISELLRTPAHVLPSASFLCSLFVNSLLLSKETKSAEENPDDVDMEEEKESDDSDEESNFTEKIQDINNTDLEEDVIHQLSKSEEKELKKFRKVDYSWIAAL